Below is a genomic region from Penaeus vannamei isolate JL-2024 chromosome 18, ASM4276789v1, whole genome shotgun sequence.
gggcgtgcaatggttcagttcaggaatttattttatgaaaaaaagattcatttttcactcccttctcctacaACAAACCTCCTTTCAGCTAAAACACCAACACATTGCTCGTCTGTGGACTTGGCTCTATGACCACGAGAGTATTAgatccaatgaagtcatcacTACTTCctccggtctctctttctcttcctcgctcactgaccgatatctctctctctctcttggtagactggtaaatgcacagaccccTTGTCAACTTGCGTTGCTTTGTCTGCATGGCTTCTTGTCAACacagtgagtggtagtgagttggaTGAGATGTAGCaatgggctgatagagagataattggaaagatagtaaaaaagagagatagagattataACTTATGAcaagtagtgttggtggaagaatggtatggcttggtggtcgagttgtgggaggttttcccacaactcATACTCCACGACTCAGTCCTAATAAAAAGGACCAGGCTTTGTCCAAAACTAAGCAAGTCTCGGATCGAGTCCTAAATTCGTATGATTCATTATCGACCTTGTTCATTATTTACTGagttaaatgtttatatacatattctatatatataatatagataacaacTTGTGATAAAAAAGGAACACTGTGTCAGGTTGATCAACCCCTACCATGGGCTTTGGCACTTGTCGTTTTTCtcttgcattgtttttttttgtttctttgatgtTACTGTGACGAAAGCTGCGTCTTCAGCAACTTGTCCTGCTCTTTCTTCACGGTTGTTGGTCACGACCTTCGACACTACTGGAGCTGGAGGTTGAgctaggggggggggcagtgggaggaGGGATTCCTGGCGATTAGACTCGAGTCCCTTCTGGTtcttcttgctttgttttttcttaagCCTTCACCTCGGCATTACTTGTGTATGTGCTTCAATTTTCCCCTTGGCTCGTGGGATGCTCAAGGACTGCTGTGTCTTGTTACTCGGGGAGGCTGGCGAGGCAGCAAGGGCGCACGCCCGCTCACTTgctgggggagagagtggagagaggggagataggcgggagaggaagagagttgggAGGGTCGTTGGTCCCGGGTACAACAGCTGGGACGGTGTGGAGGAAGGTTCTTGGGTAGAGGACATTCTGATAGGGAGAAGTGAATGGGAAAGATTGGTAGGAGGATTGGCCAAGGACGGGAAGGCAGATCGGATGGgatttggtgggggtgggggtctgccTCTTCGCATTCCTGCTTCTGATCCATCAATTTATTGTGTCGCCTCAGTCCTGAGTTGGGATGTTAGTTGTTGCCAACACCAGGTTTTCACTATTAATACAGTGGCCAATTATGGTGTGCACAATGATGTTTATCATCTTAGTGTCTCTTGTTATGTTTCTAGGTTTCCTAGAGTCTGATAAGTTGATTACTATATCATGGGCCTTCTCAATCTCTGGTAATCAATATAGCCCACGCTTTTTTCAACAAAACATAGGATAGTGATCAGCACTTTTATTACACTGCTGATTTAATAGACATTTTTTTGAGTGTTGCTTTCAATGTTTTCACGGGCTGCACTGTCTTCATTGATGCACCCATTACCCCGGGGGGGGGAGCAGCCATTTCCTAGGCTGCCGTGGGAGTGACCATCATCCTGACCTGCGttaccgtggggggggggggggctgtgtcctTGGGCGGAGGTCCCATTACCCTAGGAAGGGTGCTCGATACTCTGGTCTAAAGGGTCCCCTTTCAATCTGGGGATAAAAGCTTGTGCTAGCTGCACAAGGAACCACTGGGGTAGCCCCCCGGTTGGCCCCCTTTGATCCGGGGGAGGTAGCCAGATTTCCCTATGACTTTGCGGGACCACAGGATGCCATGGTTGGCCGAGCTGTTTGCCTGATGTGGAGAGGAGGCAAAAATACGTCCGACCGCTGCGACGGCTAGACTGGTAATTAGAATTGTGTTTTACCCTGACACTGAAGGCTGTAATGCTTGACAAGTGAATAATATAGTCGTAAATCCATgttttgaattgtgataattaagacaatgtccttcctctcctcctcttgcacgcataagacatacacacatacacacatacactcatgtatatatacatacatacacacacacacaaatatatatatatatatatatatatatatatatatatatatatatatttcgacacGAAATATTTTGAACCTACCTAATCGAAGACACATATTTGTCCTACTGAATATGCCACTAAAATTAATTGGGAGAAACatgatacaaaattatatatggcTGACTCGGGAGATACTCAGTCTTGAGAGAACGCCAGGGAATATGAGGTAAACCCAATTATGGGTAAGgatcacactttctttctcttgctttcactttaactatccccccccccccctctctctctctctctctctctcttcttcctcttctctctctctctctctctctctctctctctctctctctctctctctctctctctctctctctctctctctctctctctctctctctctctctctctcaacatcatTAGGCACACGACTTTTTAGCACGTCGAAGTAAAATACGAAACCAGAATCATATAAGTACACTATCCACCATGATCCTGGAGAATTTGAAAACCTCTAATTTTAAGATGCTTTTTGGTCAACTTATTTCATTAATAAGGCTAAAACTGGGCCAGAATAGTTTATTTAATACACTCAGATGTCTTTTACATTACCACAAGCATATGCATAACAAagccatagacatacacataaaaacatgcaAAAAAACAATGAAGAACATTTAAGACAAGCTTCCATCAACGCTTCGCCACCAGGGGAGAATGTTGGCTGCTTACACCAAAAACATAAACGCATTAAGATTTTCACTCTACATTTTGATAACCCTATATAGACGATATTTTTCCCATGGCACAAGAGCATCATGTAGCCACCAGTGTTTCAAGATGACATCTCTGGCCATTCCTATAGCATACAATATTCATCTAAAGTAAGCAAGAACGCATTCAACGTAGATCACTACACAGCAGGCACATCGACCTactattttttaaatatcatatGGATATCAGCTAAGCAGAAGCCAACATAAACAGGGTACTATTTACAACTCTAAAGCATCTTTATCTACAGACAATTGTGTTGGCAGTGTTGagtattataattagcatttttGGGCCTTTGgatattcatttctttaattaGAATTATTTGGCTGGACAGGGAGCTCGACGTTAAATTCCGGCCTTTCCTGGCCAGTCAAGTTTTGCTTTGCATTCTGTAACCTAACTCTGTCCTTGTAAATGTACTTAACTCCTGTAACTAAATAAACAACTCTCGACTCTTTAATCAAGGTGTATCATTTTCTACTTTATCATTGTAAAATAAACAAGTCAGTTCTACGTGCAGGTTAGTGATCTCAGAACCAAGGCCGACATTCCAGAAGACCTTTCTTCCTCTTAGCATGGCTGGATTTAAAAGTCACTGAAGTTAAGTAAAAGCTACCTCCTTCAGGAATTCTTTCCATCAGTATATGTACATACCGGGGCTCTTCCCTATGTCACAGAAGCCATTGGGTAACGGCATTACACTTGCAGCTTGAAATGAGATGTAAACTCTCGAAATAACCCTTTAAACAAAGCATCATGACTCGTAGACAGGCACAAAGTGtgactccacttcccctccctcgaaTATTCCCCAATAGCATGGAGGCGAGACTAAGGGACATGCCAATAAAAAACGATATCTCATCCATGCAGCCAAGATTTCCTGCACACACTCTGTCAAACCCAAGAAGGAGGAGGTCTTTGCCTGCCCCAACTCCATCACCTGCAAACCTACAACTCTGTGCATGGCTCTATCTTAAAAGATGGGATAAATCATCAGAATGCACCTTGGCGGGCACATAGTTGAATATGATACATTAAGCATACCTGTGAAAGGATACTAAAAGGAAAACatgatcctctcctctctctctctgacattaaGTGACTAGTCAACGTGAAATAACGCAAGTAGTTGCTACATGGATATTTGCATACTGATGCTCACTGCTTGCGAGTATGTTGGCATAGACAGCCTCACTGATACGGTTTTGCTTCTGATCTTCGCCCAAAAGAATATCTCCTTGGTTCACTTGAGGTGTGTAAGCAACTCCCAGGGTGTATGGGTCGTCGTACTCATGGGGATCAGGATTTGGCGCCTGGTCCTTGGCTGGGTTATCCTGAAACATTTAGCACTGAACAGTTAAACACTTCTGTCATTCCTACAAGTGGGCAAAGTAAGTGAAAATCAGTATGCGTGAGAGCAGTGATGAAAACTCGCTTTGAGCACAAATGACTTACTGAAGCCAAAACTGCTTCTTCTCCAGGTCGGCCTTTGTCATTTGTGGCCGGAGCATGTATGGCCTCTGTGAGCCGAATTCTTTCATTCAGATGATCCACCAATTTCTTGCTTCGCCTGAAAAGCAAAATAATTATCAAGTTTccataattagtaatgataagaaagctGGAAGAATAAGAGACAAGAGTAAATGGTTTCCGTTTCAGAGATGAGAGTCACGCATGCTTTTAAAAGCAAGGAGTACTAAAATCAAATGCAAAAGTAGTAAAgtcagacacatgtacacactgtaTGCGCAGACATGAGACAGACCACAGCATGAAGGGCAGAAGTCCGAGGACGATGAACAGAAGGAAGGCCAGCAGGACCGGGATCCACACTGGGAGGACTCTTTCAGATGGCATGGCGACCTCTGTTGCAACCGCACTGCTGCAGTGAAGTCTGTTGCATGCTTCCACCTCGGTGCGATAGTTTTCTCCTGGGGTGAAGCCGTTtatcttggagggggggggggtgatttcaaGCATCAATCTGTTAGTAACTGTGAGTATTCTGCTTTCTCTGCAGCAAAGCAATATGATTGCATTATACATaagaatgattatatcaataaagaACGTTTTAGTAAAACCAGTGGTGCTGACGGGAAAGAATGGTGTCTGAGTGCTGATCTACGGCTGAGCAATGCTCTTCATGTCTTGCAACTATACATTGGGGAAAAAACAGTGTGATCCTTGCTCGTTCATACAAATCGAAATAGACCGGCAGCCCAGAGCAGTTTGGTTAAACGAACGAGGTATTATATCTGGCCACAAGAGTGTTTAACCTACCATATACAGATGTGGATGTCTGCTGGGGACCCTCTGCTGCTTGTGGCCCGGGAGTTCTTGCAAAGGGCTCCAAAATGCGCTAGATTAAACATACCAGGTACCTTCTGAAACCAATTTAAGGTGAAAGGGTTTGTCACACAGTCTATCAAATGACCTATGCCAGACAAATTCTATGTTGCAAAAGGTCCGACAGACACCCATAGAGGGGCCTTTAGTTTATGTTTAGCCTGGTTTAAACATTAGATATACCACTCGAAACCAATTTCAAATTTCAAATGAGTAAACCCGCCACACGCCCGCGCCACGCCCCATCGATTTCTAGCACAAAATTTATACATTTGAActgatttatacatacaaacacacagacaaccatacatatatacatgcatatatacatatatatatatatatatatatatatatatatatatatatatatacatacatacatacatatatatatatatatatatatatatatatatatatatatatatatatatatatatatatatatatatatatatatatatatatacagagatataaaaGAGATCCTAAACTCAATGTCGAAAGCAGGTTAGAAGAACGTGAAACTAATTTTTATTGACGCTTTATTTGTAATAACTGCTAGTCCAGCTGGTACAACAACCAGTCACCTTCCTCGATACAGTGACCCTTGACCCAGTCGCTTGAGGGGATCCGTGCATtttctgggggagagagagagagagagagagagaagaagaagaagaagagagaagaagagagagagagagagagagagagagagagagaaaaaaaggggaaagggggggggaagaggtatgGGTGTGGATGGGGGAGATGGGTTAGGTATTTAGGCGAGGGTGGGAATGTGGGTTGCGTGCAAggaaaataatcaccgatctgactgcacgaaaagaacattcacactaataacaagaaACTTACGGTAATTGCAACATTAATCAACTACAATGCGAAATCATAAGATGGGTACGTTGTTTAGTATGTAAAATGAATGAGATGGTGACAGGTCTGTTGCAGAACAGAATAAGGCTTGCAGAGCAACGCATGATGCAAGCGGGTTGCATCAGCTTCCCTTGGGCAACTGACAGCCGAAAGACAACTCTCGTGGTTTTAAATGATATGTACTTAAAGTAAATTCAATGAGCATATAGAAACCCAAAATTTGGGCCCACCCCATTTTTTTGGGGAAATACCAGCATATAATCCCCCTACGTCATAAAAGGGGTCGCCTCGGGAAACTTTATTCAACATAATTCCATGTCCATAACCCAGCTGGGGTCGCCATCAAGGACCATGTAAAGATGGAGAaatgaggttcgtgattaagattgaTTGACGAGGAAAATGTTTGAAAATCAAGTCAGCATACTAGCCATTATCGTAAGAaagtgaagaaatagaaaatcGTTAGGATGACTGAGGTAATTTTGCATGTGATGACTCATGAAAGTGAATATCACGAACAATACGAAATCATAGTAGCTGATGTAATAAAATTAGCCTCTAACATCGAGAGAAAactgaattaaaatataaatacaaatagcctTGAATGTATTTTTCAGTCAGGCAGAGTCAGATGGCTAGAAATAGGTACCACTGACCTGAGTCAAGTCAAGGGAGGTCATTATCCGAATATTCGTTTAAAATAGCAAGAGCTTGTAGATATAAGATTGAATATTGTGAAAAATAAGTACACATtaatctagaaattaaataatcaaattaccaataaatcaaataaagaatttaccatacataaataattaaataaaaaagcttATTTATAAAGAAGATGAATAATCATGGGGAAATATATTTCAGAAAGTGCACAAATacactataataataacgtaaaataacacaataaaattCAAtgaattatgttatcattattacagctctcagatacattcatacaaatcTGCAGTAAATTGAAATTTACGGTAAATCGTTCGAtaacgaaaaataacaatgactatcGCAATATTGATTcgcattatgaaaattattatgttaTATAGATTAAATTAAAattcagaaaaaagagagagaaaggaagagagagagaaaggaagagagagagaaaagaagagagagagaaaagaagagagagagagagagagagagagagagagagagagagagagaaagagagaaagggggagagagagaggaaagagagagcgagagagagagagagagtgggggagggagagagagggggaagggaaggggagagagagggggagaggaggagggagagaggagagagagagaagagagagagagagagagagagagagagagagagagagagagagagagagagaggaggagagggaagggggggagggagagggggaggggaagggagggggagagaggaggatagagaaagagagagagagagagagagagagagagagagagagagagagagagagagagagggaaagagaaagagaaacagagagcgagaaagagaaagagagagagagagagagagagagagagagagagagagagaaagagagagagaaaaagagagagagagagagagagaggggggggagagatagggggggaagggagggagagggagagagagagagagagagagagagagagagagagagagagagagagagagaggagagagagagagagaggaggggggggagggagagaggaggggagggagagggaagggaaggagaggagagagagagagagagagagagagagagagagagagagaagagaggaaagtggggggaaggggggggaagggaggagggagagagagagagagaaaggagagagagagagagagagagaaaaatgagagagagagagagagagagagagagagagagagagagaagagagagagagagagagggggggggtgggagggggaaggagggagggagggagggggagggagggagagagagagagagagagagagagagagagagagagagagagagagagagagaaaagggggtgagaggaggagagagagagagagagagagagagagagagagagagagagagagagagagagagagagtgggggagagagagagaggggggggagagaatgggggaagtttGAGAAataggaaagtgagagaatggaagtggggagggagggagggagggagaagttctTAGGGCGACCTTCGTATCCTCGGTTTTGATGAAATGCACTAAATTTCACGAAATTTTAATATAGCTGTTTTGACTATGCAACTTACCGTATAGGATGTGTACTAGAGGACGATGGGGTGGCGACATCGAGGGCGTCTGGCGGGCCCTTTGCAGCAGTTGGTTTGCCTTGCATTGCTCATTCGTCACTTTGGGGAGTATGTTTGGTCGTTTAAAACTGGTTTCGAGTGTTTACCTAATGTTTACCCCAAGTTAAAAGGGCTCCCTTGCAAGATGATTTAACTTGTTTACTCCTGACTTTGAGGAGTGTGTTTAGTCATTCCAAACTGGTTTCGAGAGGTACCTATAATGTTTAAACCAGGCTAAACATAACTAAGGACCCCTTTAAGGGCGTCTGGCGGGCCCTTTGAAGCAGAGAATTTGTCTGGCATAGGTCTTTTGGTACACTGAGTGACACCCTTTCACCTTAAATTGGTTTTAAAAGGTACCTCGTATGTTTAATCTAGCGCATTTTGGAGCCCTTTGCAAGAACCCCAGGGGCCACAAGCAGCAGCGGGTCCCCAGCAGACATCCACGTCTGTATGTGGTAGGTTAAACACTGACCGCTCTTGTGGCCAGATATTGGTACCTCGTTCGTTTAACCAAACTGCTCTGGGCTGCCGGTCTAAAAGTCTCTTTGGCTTAACTTTCCCCAAATAGACTCCATTCTGACAGAGGACATTGAGGGATTGAGGCGGTAAATGGTGTGCTCTTTGCATGGTGAAAATTTCTATTTATAAGGCGCCTTACTGTCTGATGACAAGCGTTGTATGAAACTAACCACGGTCGTCTCATTGCAACCTACTGGGAACTAGGTAATAAATCAGCCACCTCGAACAAATTTCAGCCCAGGTGCCATCTGAGCATGAAACTGAGGCTTGGGCTGGTCCCCCTCTTTCTGGTCGTCAAATTCTAGTACCTAAGGCAAAATTGGAATGATTTACAAACCCATGAGACTAGGGGGCTTTAATAAGCCAAACGATCAAACTTTAAACCCAAATGTTATTCAtgataaataaaattttaaaattaaaaaatctTGGGCTTTCCAGATCCCCTTGCAGGCTCCCCCTATCCTGACTTTATATTAATTCATTAAAACTAATACCCATAACCATTTGATAATGgcagcaaagataatgatgatattcacctCGCACCGATGCACTTGGAGCGTGTCCTCTTTCATGTCCCGATTTTTCCATAAACCCAGACTGTGTTTGACAAGGATCCCCTGAGGTTCTTCTGGCCCCCACAGAGGGACCTGTGTGctctgggggggggaaggaagcccGGCGACGAGGGGACGTTCCGGCGGGGGTCaagatttttttattgtcattcagACTGAAGCTGTAGATGCTGATGTTTTTCTCAATGACATGTTTTTGATCAAACTGATGATCTAAGTGAACATGGTGAACCCCAAAGAGGGGGAACGATTAAAAATGAAAAGGTTGATATGGAAGAGAACAAAGAGACCATTGCGCCCTACCGCCGGGAGGTCCTTATTTGCTGACACAGATTTGGAAGTACTTAATCCCTTGTTCAAGGCGCGCACCTCAAAAGTTTTTTTAAAGGATAATTGAAATATCTTGAAGGGCACTGCAATATTAATTATGCAGTAAGCAGACATCGGGGGATTATCTGAGATCAGAGAAAGACTCAGATGAGGGGATAAATGATCTGAGTCCTTGCGGGGCCGACCATGGCAACAGTGGTTCTCAGGTTGTCTCTCGCCCTCGACTATTCAAGGGGGAAGGTTTTTGGTGGGGCATAAAACAATCTGGCCCCAGTAACCCCCCCTGGGTacggggggtgtgtgtgtgtgtgtgtgtgtgtgtgtgtgtgtgtgtgtgtgtgtgtgtgtgtgtgtgtgtgtgtgtgtgtgtgtgtgtatgtgcggttgCGGTTACATTGTCGTCCCAGGCCATACATCGTTGTGCTCTGTCAAACTTAAAATGTACTATTTCATTTACTGAAGgggcaaataaaaacaaaaggctCTAAGAGGGACTCGCCCCCGAgacctctgcctctctccatctctctttccttttagcaAATCAATCAGGCTGGAGATGTTTGACGATGAAAAACCTCTTCCCGAGCCAGTACTTAAATTACGAAAGGGGTCTAAAAAATGAACGATTTGCATGTGTTGCTCATTCAAAACCCCGTCTAGCTCTCCTGTGGGAGGATGTCGCCGGTCTTCCAGGTCCTCTTAAAGGACGCTATTGGGGTGATCTTCGGTTCCACATTTCCGGCGCTGCGGGGGTATGGCGGGATGTTAAACGTCCCGTTTATTGTGCCCGAAAAAGAATCTTTTGTCATCACAAAGTACAAATCGCCTGCCGGGGGTCACACTCTGAAATCTACAATAAAGTTGAAAAACAAAAACTTTTACGTTAATCATTGCATTTAAATGACCTGGTTAGGGGTTCTTCTTCCCCGTGAGAGACACTGGTCTTGTATAGGTCAGCTTTTTTTTGTCCTGCGCGTCCGTGAATATAGGCTGGGAAAAGGGCCCAACCTGCTTCTTCGACCGAGGAAAAGCCCATCTCCCTTCAGTCTTTTTGTTACAGAATCGCATCCTTTCGGACCATTCATCCTTCTGCCCCGGGGCCCGGACGCCACTACGATCTCTGCGTAGTATGGGACacgtattttcattattttagccTNNNNNNNNNNNNNNNNNNNNNNNNNNNNNNNNNNNNNNNNNNNNNNNNNNNNNNNNNNNNNNNNNNNNNNNNNNNNNNNNNNNNNNNNNNNNNNNNNNNNNNNNNNNNNNNNNNNNNNNNNNNNNNNNNNNNNNNNNNNNNNNNNNNNNNNNNNNNNNNNNNNNNNNNNNNNNNNNNNNNNNNNNNNNNNNNNNNNNNNNNNNNNNNNNNNNNNNNNNNNNNNNNNNNNNNNNNNNNNNNNNNNNNNNNNNNNNNNNNNNNNNNNNNNNNNNNNNNNNNNNNNNNNNNNNNNNNNNNNNNNNNNNNNNNNNNNNNNNNNNNNNNNNNNNNNNNNNNNNNNNNNNNNNNNNNNNNNNNNNNNNNNNNNNNNNNNNNNNNNNNNNNNNNNNNNNNNNNNNNNNNNNNNNNNNNNNNNNNNNNNNNNNNNNNNNNNNNNNNNNNNNNNNNNNNNNNNNNNNNNNNNNNNNNNNNNNNNNNNNNNNNNNNNNNNNNNNNNNNNNTGTTTTATAAATTTTAATCAAAAGAGAACCAACTTCTCACATTGTTTCCCGCCCACCATTAACAAGGGAAGTACAGACAAGGTCAGGGGGGATTCTTGCCGGTGGTCTGCGAGCAGAAAGACGGTctgtggaaccccggaatgggcttccacctgtctTAAGATAGCTAAGTGGTCGTGAAGATATTTTAAACATCAGGTGGTAAGACTAATTGGCCAGAGTATTTATTCGACCAAGTGACCTCGTGATTAGtgcatttcttttaattatcatcttcgggctttttaatgtgtgttttactgtgttgtgttttatgttcctattttaatgtattaagtgttttctgttttatcgtttattttattgttctagTTCATTTTACCAATTTattcccccccaatcccttgcccgttgttgtcgtggggggggcttaggagacgaagactgagacccaatacagggatctcccctgcctagggcctcagccctcgactcaactaattttgcatggtctttttttttctccagcttttgtttccgtctcttctccatccccttctgctatctacttcctaaggtgtgagagccgtgctgagaggatgaaaggctgacctagtgccagtcctgaacggccagcgggaactatgggcacggtactcctgactaatctagcccttaccttcagtagcgaaaggaggtggaccgaataggcctatttacataatccaggttccccatgaccagtaatgagaatgtaatccctttattagaggctatgaggctagcccctttatcaaatagccccaacccaggctctcctttgaccacggctccgaacactgaaactactgcccactcctcaatgcctactagtgcattacccacccaagcagagaatcaatctccagaagacattcctacccacccaacttcctcaaattcaactccacccctgcaaccttcatcaaacaaccaatcctcccttattactaccttgcaaccttattctccatcattccgtaatactccctcttccacacgtccccgactatccaccaccaccaaccctacagatatcttaaatactctgtttagcccagctaaatgggaccgatttttcgtgatccctgctacagctccttactcaggcaacactcttctctttcaacaatgcctccaaaaacaagtaggtagagtccctttctataccagacgcgatcgctcccgtctggtaacagtcagatcagaaactgaatctatagcactgtcaaatttaactgatcattctggcaaccccattcctgcagaacctcatgcaacccttaatacctgta
It encodes:
- the LOC138864725 gene encoding uncharacterized protein; the protein is MKEDTLQVHRCEINGFTPGENYRTEVEACNRLHCSSAVATEVAMPSERVLPVWIPVLLAFLLFIVLGLLPFMLWRSKKLVDHLNERIRLTEAIHAPATNDKGRPGEEAVLASDNPAKDQAPNPDPHEYDDPYTLGVAYTPQVNQGDILLGEDQKQNRISEAVYANILASSEHQYANIHVATTCVISR